In the Anguilla anguilla isolate fAngAng1 chromosome 7, fAngAng1.pri, whole genome shotgun sequence genome, one interval contains:
- the htra3b gene encoding serine protease HTRA3 has product MQVFLAAAVLLSIHDFIGAEPRTKCPDRCDVSTCPSPSCPSGYVPDRCNCCLVCANGEGDACGRKDDLPCGDGLECKHPAGKRLSKGFCQCKMGYKVCGSDGNTYGNVCQLKAVSRKALQQGLAAITLEQKGPCEPTTGPSNPISPRYKFNFIADVVEKIAPAVVHIELFLRHPLFGRNVQLSSGSGFIMSETGLIVTNAHVVSSTTPVSGQQQVKVQMHNGDVYEATIKDIDKKSDIATIKINPQKKLQVLLLGHSADLRPGEFVVAIGSPFALQNTVTTGIVSTAQRDGKELGLRDSDMDYVQTDAIINYGNSGGPLVNLDGEVIGINTLKVAAGISFAIPSDRITRFLNESLDKQAKEVRSVKKRFIGIRMLTITPALVEELKQQNPDFPEVSSGIYVHEVVANSPAQKGGIRDGDIIVKLNGRALMTTSDLQEALLEETSLLLEVRRGNDDLLFNIEPDIIMQ; this is encoded by the exons CTGCTGTTTTGCTTTCTATTCATGATTTCATCGGAGCCGAACCCAGAACCAAATGCCCGGACCGTTGCGATGTGAGCACGTGCCCGAGCCCCAGCTGCCCCAGCGGCTATGTCCCTGACCGCTGTAACTGCTGCTTGGTTTGCGCTAACGGCGAGGGAGACGCCTGCGGGCGCAAGGATGACTTGCCGTGCGGCGACGGTCTCGAGTGCAAGCATCCCGCCGGCAAGCGGCTTTCGAAGGGCTTCTGCCAGTGCAAGATGGGTTATAAAGTCTGCGGCAGTGACGGGAACACATACGGCAACGTCTGCCAGCTGAAGGCGGTGAGCAGGAAGGCTCTACAGCAAGGTCTGGCCGCTATCACCCTGGAGCAGAAAGGACCGTGTGAACCCACCACAG GTCCTTCAAACCCCATCAGTCCCAGGTACAAGTTTAACTTCATCGCTGATGTTGTGGAGAAGATCGCCCCCGCGGTAGTGCACATAGAACTCTTCCTCCG GCACCCTCTCTTTGGCCGAAACGTTCAGCTGTCCAGTGGCTCTGGCTTCATCATGTCCGAGACAGGCCTCATCGTGACCAACGCCCACGTGGTGTCCAGCACGACGCCGGTCTCCGGGCAACAGCAGGTCAAAGTGCAGATGCACAACGGGGACGTCTACGAGGCCACCATTAAAGACATCGACAAGAAGTCTGACATCGCCACCATCAAAATCAATCCGCAG aaaaagctgcaggtgctgctgctgggccaCTCCGCCGACCTCCGGCCCGGGGAGTTCGTGGTTGCCATCGGCAGCCCCTTCGCCCTGCAGAACACCGTGACGACGGGCATCGTCAGCACGGCGCAGCGCGACGGCAAGGAGCTGGGCCTCCGCGACTCGGACATGGACTACGTCCAGACCGACGCCATCATCAAC TATGGGAACTCTGGAGGACCCCTTGTAAATCTG GATGGCGAGGTGATTGGGATCAATACCCTGAAAGTGGCTGCTGGGATATCCTTTGCCATTCCCTCAGACAGAATAACCCGCTTCCTCAATGAATCTCTAGACAAACAGGCCAAAG aagtGAGGTCAGTGAAGAAACGCTTTATTGGAATCCGGATGCTTACAATCACACCAGC GCTGGTGGAAGAACTGAAGCAGCAGAACCCGGACTTCCCCGAGGTCAGCAGCGGGATCTACGTCCACGAGGTGGTGGCCAACTCCCCAGCGCAGAA AGGCGGCATCAGGGACGGTGACATCATCGTGAAGCTGAACGGCCGCGCGCTGATGACCACCAGCgacctgcaggaggcgctgctGGAGGAGACGtccctgctgctggaggtgcGCCGTGGCAACGACGACCTGCTGTTCAACATCGAGCCCGACATCATCATGCAGTGA